A stretch of Henckelia pumila isolate YLH828 chromosome 4, ASM3356847v2, whole genome shotgun sequence DNA encodes these proteins:
- the LOC140862760 gene encoding uncharacterized protein: protein MRRFKEVSPKPLTGGETHEEAEDWLERIEQCFQEFRCTDEDRMEILAFMLAGRARKWWRSTFAPFIAARGVATWGEFRTGYQRLYFPSALRQAKASELLSLRQGTMTIEEYQQKFFYLLPYCPHIAVSSIAKYDHFLQGLNPEIHRMVVVGSDMTYEGLVDHCRQAEDIRDQTDVISADTGIRQDIVVDRPMHASSVARRVT from the exons ATGCGCAGATTtaaggaggttagcccgaagcccTTGACAGGAGGTGAGACGCATGAGGAGGCTGAGGATTGGCTCGAGAGAATAGAGCAGTGTTTTCAGGAGTTTCGTTGCACAgacgaggataggatggagattcttgccttcatGCTTGCGGGGCGAgcaaggaagtggtggagatctactttcgcaccattcatagcagcgAGAGGAGTAGCTACGTGGGGCGAGTTCCGCACAGGTTATCAAAGGCTATATTTTCCTTCAGCTCTTCGAcaggcaaaagccagtgagttactgagtctgcgacagggtaCGATGAcaatcgaggagtaccagcagaagttcttttaTCTACTACCTTATTGTCCTCACATTGCTGTTAGTTCTATAGCGAAGTACGACCATTTTCTTCAGGGTctgaaccctgagattcatcggatggttgttgTGGGCAGTGACATGACCTACGAGGGCTTGGTGGACCATTGTCGCCAAgcggaggaca TCAGAGACCAAACCGATGTCATCAGTGCAGACACGGGCATCCGCCAGGACATT